DNA from Candidatus Nitrospira nitrificans:
TCCCTTTCTCCATCCCCTTCTCGACGCGGGCGGCCTGGTGGTCTCCTAACTGCGCGCATTCAACGAGGGCCTTCTGAGGCCGCGCGTTGGGCGAGCACAGGAGACTACCAGGCTGCCCCGCACTCCCCCCTATCCCATCACAGGCGACCCGTGGTGATGGATCAGCAGCCACTCATCGCCGATCAGTTCAAACAGGTTCGTCGCGAGGACCTTGGCTTGCTGCGGTTCGTCGGATTGTTGGGTGGTGAGATTTTCAACGCAGATGACCCAGGCCATATCCCCTGCCACCTGGACCATCACGTCGGTGAGTTCGAATGTCATCGAGAAGGTGTTGTTGAAGATCAGCACCCAGGAATCGCGGACAGCGGGCCACCCGGAACGAATCGTCCAGC
Protein-coding regions in this window:
- a CDS encoding nuclear transport factor 2 family protein gives rise to the protein MLKQRIEAVMKANQKFYDSFESLDIAKMDELWAHQEYVTCIHPGWTIRSGWPAVRDSWVLIFNNTFSMTFELTDVMVQVAGDMAWVICVENLTTQQSDEPQQAKVLATNLFELIGDEWLLIHHHGSPVMG